Part of the Vibrio sp. SCSIO 43137 genome, AGCATACTTAGTCGGGTGCAGAGTCAGGAATGCCGCACCGAAACACGCTGAGAAAGTTGGCGTTGGTTCAGTAATGCCACGCTCTGTACCAGCCAGCTTAGCGGTAAAGCCAGACAGGAAGTGGTACTTAGTCTGCTCAGCTGTCAGCTTAGCTACTGGTGGCAGCACACCAAATGCATCGGCAGTCAGGAAGATTACCTTGTTGGCATGACCAGCTTTAGAAACCGGCTTAACAATGTTATCGATGTGGTAAATAGGGTAAGAAACACGAGTGTTTTCCGTCTTAGAACCATCATCAAAGTCGATAGAGCCATCATTACGAACGGTTACGTTTTCCAACAGAGCGTCACGACGGATAGCATTATAGATATCCGGCTCAGCTTCTTTAGACAGGTTGATGGTCTTAGCATAACAGCCGCCTTCATAGTTGAAGATACCGTCATCATCCCAGCCGTGCTCATCATCACCAATCAACTGACGTTTAGGGTCTGTTGAAAGGGTTGTTTTACCTGTGCCAGACAGGCCGAAGAAGATAGCGGTATCGCCCTTTTCGCCTACGTTGGCAGAACAGTGCATTGAAGCGATCCCTTTAAGCGGTAAGAAGTAGTTCATCATAGCGAACATACCTTTTTTCATTTCACCGCCGTACCATGTACCACCGATTAACTGCATTTTTTCTGTCAGGTTAAATACCGTGTAGTTTTCAGAGTTAAGGCCTTGTCTCTCCCAGTCAGGGTTAACGGTTTTCGCTGCATTCATTACCACGAAGTCAGGCTCAAAGGTTGCCAGCTCTTCTTCGCTAGGACGGATAAACATGTTCTTCACGAAGTGGCACTGCCATGCAACTTCAGTAACGAAGCGGATAGAAAGACGAGTGTCTTCATTGGCACCACAGTAGCAATCCAGAACAAACAGACGTTTGCCGGAAAGCTGTTTAGTCGTCAGTGCTTTCAGCTCATTCCACACTTCTGTGGAGATTGGCTTGTTATCATTTTTAACTTGCTCAGAAGTCCACCACATGTTTTCTTCTGTTGTTGCATCTTTGACGATGAACTTATCTTTTGGTGAACGACCGGTAAAGATACCGGTATCAACGGCAACAGAACCCAGCTCTGTTACTACGCCTCTTTCATACCCTTCTAAATCGGATCGAGTCTCCTCTTCGAACAACATTTCGTAACTTGGATTGCGAACAATCTCTTTTACGTCATTCAGCCCGTATTTAGTCAGATCTACTTGTGCAGCCTTAGTATGTTCCATAACGGTCATAGGTGCTCCTTATTGGATAAATTGTAGGGAATTTGTAAAATATTTTCTTTTGGTCTGTTAACCATGCTAGCAACGTGAAAGCCAGAAAACAGGGAGACAAGTCAAAAAATATTGATGGAAAAGCCATCGATTATGCTCATTCGTCACACTTTTTGTGTGCTCATTTTTGGGATGACGCAAAGCTTTGCGTTAGATCAAAATAAAGTACAGGGGAGAAAGTCAAAAGTGTGTGAATACTCAATTAACTTGGTGATTTATATGAATTTATGAAATAAAAAAGCCGACTTTTGCCGGCTTGATCTAAAAAACAAAACTTATGTTTTCATATATGCGTGTTAGTGAATGGTTTTGTTGCCATTTTCACTTTGTGCATAAAGCTCATTGACCTGTGCTTCGTCGAACGAGTAACTCGTGCCACAGTAATCACAATGTAAAGAAATTGAGCCTTCGGTTGTTAAAATGTCGTAAACCTCTTCTTTTGCAATGCTAACGATAGCTGAGGCACTTCTTTCCCTTGAACAACCGCAGAAGAATTCAACAGGTTGCGCATTGAACAGCTGCACTTTTTCCTGATTATATAGGCGATATAGCAGCTCATTGGCTTCTAAAGAGAAAAGCTCTTCATTTTTGATGGTATTGGTCAGCTGCTCAAGATGTTCGAAGTCTTCTTCTGACCCTTTTCCGTCAGGAACAACCTGAAGCAACATACCTGCCGCGTGAGGTTTGCCGTCATGTTCGCCAAGGCGGAACCACAGGCGTGTTTTCAACTGCTCTGAGCGGATAAAGTAGCTCTCAAGACATTCTGCAAGGTTGTCTCCTTCCAGCCCGACCACTCCCTGATAGCGTTCGCCCTTGTCCGGAGTGATGGTCATAACCAGATGACCTTTACCCATCAGTTGATGCAAACTTGCGTCATCAGCGATGTCACCTTCCCAGCGGGCAACACCGCGAACCTGTTGATTGTTGTTGCCGTTAATCACTGCCAGAGAAACTGGGCCGTCTCCCTGTAGCTGAAGTGTGATTGAACCCTCAAATTTCAGGGTCGCAGTCAGAAGTGTGGTTGCAACCAGTAGCTCACCCAGCAAATTTTGCACAGCTGCCGGGTACTCCTTGCTGGAAATAATTTGTTGGTATGCATCATCCAGTTGCACCAGTTCGCCACGAACAGAAAGATCTTCAAATAGGTAGCGGTTTAAAACATTGTTTGCCATTTCAGGAAACTCCAGCTTATTGATGTTTAAATTTAATAATATCGCGACGCTGTTTTTTATCCG contains:
- the pckA gene encoding phosphoenolpyruvate carboxykinase (ATP), with product MTVMEHTKAAQVDLTKYGLNDVKEIVRNPSYEMLFEEETRSDLEGYERGVVTELGSVAVDTGIFTGRSPKDKFIVKDATTEENMWWTSEQVKNDNKPISTEVWNELKALTTKQLSGKRLFVLDCYCGANEDTRLSIRFVTEVAWQCHFVKNMFIRPSEEELATFEPDFVVMNAAKTVNPDWERQGLNSENYTVFNLTEKMQLIGGTWYGGEMKKGMFAMMNYFLPLKGIASMHCSANVGEKGDTAIFFGLSGTGKTTLSTDPKRQLIGDDEHGWDDDGIFNYEGGCYAKTINLSKEAEPDIYNAIRRDALLENVTVRNDGSIDFDDGSKTENTRVSYPIYHIDNIVKPVSKAGHANKVIFLTADAFGVLPPVAKLTAEQTKYHFLSGFTAKLAGTERGITEPTPTFSACFGAAFLTLHPTKYAEVLVKRMEAAGAEAYLVNTGWNGSGKRISIQDTRGIIDAILDGSIEHAETKQIPVFNLEVPMALPGVDPAILDPRDTYTDPLQWESKAEDLAQRFIKNFEKYTDNADGAALVSAGPQLD
- the hslO gene encoding Hsp33 family molecular chaperone HslO — translated: MANNVLNRYLFEDLSVRGELVQLDDAYQQIISSKEYPAAVQNLLGELLVATTLLTATLKFEGSITLQLQGDGPVSLAVINGNNNQQVRGVARWEGDIADDASLHQLMGKGHLVMTITPDKGERYQGVVGLEGDNLAECLESYFIRSEQLKTRLWFRLGEHDGKPHAAGMLLQVVPDGKGSEEDFEHLEQLTNTIKNEELFSLEANELLYRLYNQEKVQLFNAQPVEFFCGCSRERSASAIVSIAKEEVYDILTTEGSISLHCDYCGTSYSFDEAQVNELYAQSENGNKTIH